One Calditrichia bacterium DNA window includes the following coding sequences:
- a CDS encoding ATP-binding cassette domain-containing protein → MITVSDLSLQFGKRVLFDDVNLKFTRGNCYGVIGANGAGKSTFLKILSGEIESTRGNISIDPGNRMAVLKQNHFEYENEQVLNAVIMGHKDMYNVMMEKDAIYMNPDATEEDHLRAADLEHDFGEMGGWSAESDAAELLSNLGITEDLHTKLVKELSGPEKVKVLLAQALFGNPEILLLDEPTNDLDAKSAAWLSDFLADFKNTVIVVSHDRYFLDMVCTHMVDIDYSKIRLFTGNYTFWYESSQLMKKQREDKNKKLEQKRAELLQFIQRFSANASKSRQATSRKKTLEKLDLEEIQISSRKYPFIKFDMRREPGDKILMVDGVSKRNENGELLFKDVSFTMNHGDRIGLLANDTATLNALFNVLAGKTKPDSGTVNFGQTITYDYLPNDNDEYFSEDNDLDLIDWLRQYSIEKDEQFIRGFLGRMFFSGDEVYKKVSVLSGGEKVRCMLSKIMLNQPNFLLMDEPTNHLDLESVTALNKAMDEFPGCMIFTSHDHQLMQTVANRIIEVTPNGIIDRMTTFDEYLQSEQTQQRREKLYDGIEMPVM, encoded by the coding sequence ATGATTACCGTATCAGATTTAAGCTTGCAATTTGGCAAGCGCGTATTGTTTGATGATGTCAATTTGAAATTCACTCGCGGCAATTGCTACGGCGTGATCGGCGCGAACGGCGCGGGGAAATCCACATTTTTGAAGATTCTCTCCGGCGAAATCGAGTCCACCCGCGGCAATATTTCCATCGATCCGGGCAACCGGATGGCTGTTTTGAAACAGAACCACTTTGAATATGAAAATGAGCAGGTGCTCAATGCCGTCATCATGGGCCATAAAGATATGTATAATGTAATGATGGAAAAAGACGCCATCTACATGAATCCGGACGCCACCGAAGAAGATCACCTGCGGGCGGCGGATCTGGAGCACGATTTTGGCGAAATGGGCGGCTGGTCTGCCGAAAGCGACGCTGCGGAACTGCTCAGCAATCTTGGCATTACCGAAGATTTGCACACCAAATTGGTGAAAGAATTGAGCGGACCGGAAAAAGTGAAGGTGCTGCTCGCGCAGGCGTTGTTCGGCAACCCGGAAATTTTGTTGCTCGACGAACCGACCAACGACCTCGACGCGAAATCTGCCGCATGGCTCTCCGATTTTTTGGCGGATTTCAAAAATACCGTCATCGTTGTATCGCACGACCGCTATTTTCTGGACATGGTTTGTACCCATATGGTGGATATCGATTACAGCAAAATCCGCCTGTTTACCGGAAATTACACCTTCTGGTATGAGTCCAGCCAGTTGATGAAAAAGCAGCGCGAAGACAAAAACAAAAAGCTCGAGCAAAAGCGTGCCGAATTGCTGCAATTTATCCAGCGATTCAGCGCCAACGCTTCCAAATCGCGCCAGGCAACCAGCCGGAAAAAAACCCTGGAAAAGCTCGATCTCGAAGAAATCCAGATTTCCAGCCGGAAATATCCGTTTATCAAATTTGATATGCGCCGCGAACCCGGTGATAAAATTTTGATGGTAGACGGCGTCAGCAAACGCAACGAAAACGGCGAACTGCTGTTCAAGGATGTATCGTTTACGATGAATCACGGCGACAGGATCGGGTTACTCGCCAATGATACCGCAACACTGAACGCGCTGTTCAATGTTTTGGCCGGTAAAACCAAACCGGATTCCGGAACGGTAAACTTTGGACAAACAATTACTTACGATTATTTGCCGAACGATAACGACGAATATTTTTCCGAAGATAACGATCTGGATTTGATCGACTGGCTGCGCCAATATTCGATCGAAAAAGATGAGCAATTTATTCGCGGATTTTTGGGGCGGATGTTTTTCTCCGGCGACGAAGTGTATAAAAAAGTGAGTGTGCTTTCCGGTGGCGAGAAAGTGCGCTGCATGTTGTCCAAAATTATGCTCAACCAGCCGAACTTTTTGTTGATGGATGAACCGACCAACCACCTCGATCTGGAATCGGTGACCGCGTTGAACAAAGCGATGGATGAATTTCCCGGCTGCATGATTTTCACCTCGCACGACCATCAGTTGATGCAAACCGTTGCCAACCGCATCATCGAAGTGACGCCCAACGGCATCATCGACCGGATGACCACTTTCGACGAATATTTGCAATCCGAGCAAACCCAGCAACGCCGCGAAAAATTATACGACGGCATCGAAATGCCCGTGATGTAA
- a CDS encoding aldehyde dehydrogenase (NADP(+)) produces the protein MLTGKHIIGFQQKSTTSDTFQATDPQTGKLLPTHFAEGSAADVHAAVELARNCFDKYRNAPHSKRAAFLEAIADEILALGDALIQRAMQETGLPEARITGERGRTMGQLKLFAQVVRDGSWLGARIETAQPDRQPLPKPDIRMLNQPIGPVAVFGASNFPLAFSVAGGDTASALAAGCPVVVKGHPAHPGTSELVGLAVQKAAQKTGMPEGVFSMVQGSNFTVGEALVKHPAIKAVGFTGSFRGGKALFDMAAARPEPIPVYAEMGSTNPVFILPEAMAERTTAIATGLADSVTLGVGQFCTNPGLVLGLQDSQFDVFSELAATAISGKPAGTMLHRGIKSAYESGIKAISSIEDVRLLANGGSGDNDCHGMPRLLRASGKTFINHPRLEEEVFGPSSVLISCDSREELLAIAENLGGHLTATIHGTENELGKWHDLITILERKVGRLIFNGFPTGVEVCHSMVHGGPFPATTDSRSTSVGTAAIYRFLRPVSYQNFPKHQLPAALHNENPLGIWRMLNGKWTKDSF, from the coding sequence ATGCTCACAGGCAAACACATCATCGGATTTCAACAGAAAAGCACAACATCAGATACATTTCAGGCGACCGATCCGCAAACCGGCAAATTGCTGCCGACCCATTTTGCCGAAGGCAGCGCCGCAGATGTGCACGCCGCTGTTGAGCTGGCCCGCAACTGTTTCGACAAATACCGGAACGCGCCGCATTCCAAACGCGCCGCATTTCTGGAAGCGATTGCCGATGAAATTCTGGCCCTCGGCGATGCGCTGATTCAACGGGCGATGCAGGAAACCGGCTTGCCGGAAGCCCGCATCACCGGCGAACGCGGCAGAACAATGGGACAGTTGAAGCTGTTTGCACAGGTGGTTCGCGATGGCTCGTGGCTCGGTGCGCGCATCGAAACCGCACAGCCGGATCGCCAGCCACTGCCAAAACCGGATATCCGCATGCTGAACCAGCCGATCGGACCGGTTGCTGTATTTGGCGCGAGCAACTTTCCGCTGGCATTTTCCGTTGCCGGCGGCGATACCGCATCCGCACTTGCGGCGGGTTGCCCGGTGGTGGTGAAAGGGCATCCGGCGCATCCCGGCACTTCTGAACTGGTTGGGCTGGCTGTGCAAAAAGCCGCCCAAAAAACGGGCATGCCGGAAGGCGTTTTTTCGATGGTACAGGGCAGCAATTTCACCGTTGGCGAGGCGCTGGTGAAACATCCAGCCATCAAAGCAGTCGGGTTTACCGGCTCGTTCCGTGGCGGCAAAGCGCTGTTCGATATGGCAGCGGCACGTCCCGAACCGATCCCGGTTTATGCGGAAATGGGCAGCACCAATCCGGTGTTCATTTTACCGGAAGCAATGGCGGAACGCACCACAGCAATCGCCACGGGTCTGGCGGATTCCGTAACGCTCGGCGTCGGGCAATTTTGCACAAATCCCGGACTAGTGTTGGGTTTGCAGGACTCCCAATTCGATGTTTTTTCTGAACTTGCCGCAACCGCGATTTCCGGGAAACCGGCGGGAACGATGTTGCATCGCGGCATCAAATCCGCGTACGAATCGGGCATCAAAGCAATCAGCTCGATCGAAGATGTGCGCCTGCTGGCCAACGGCGGCAGTGGCGATAACGATTGTCACGGCATGCCGCGATTGCTCCGCGCGAGCGGAAAAACGTTTATCAACCATCCGCGATTGGAAGAGGAAGTGTTCGGTCCGTCGTCCGTTTTGATCAGCTGCGATTCCCGCGAGGAATTGCTGGCGATTGCCGAAAATCTCGGCGGACACCTCACCGCAACCATTCACGGCACGGAAAACGAGCTCGGCAAATGGCATGATCTGATCACGATTCTGGAGCGCAAAGTTGGGCGGCTGATTTTCAACGGATTCCCGACCGGCGTGGAAGTATGCCACTCGATGGTGCACGGCGGCCCGTTCCCCGCAACCACAGACAGCCGTTCGACCTCTGTCGGCACCGCCGCGATTTACCGTTTCCTGCGCCCGGTGAGCTACCAGAATTTCCCGAAACACCAGCTTCCGGCGGCGTTGCACAACGAAAATCCGCTGGGCATCTGGCGCATGCTAAACGGCAAATGGACGAAGGATAGTTTTTAA
- a CDS encoding amidohydrolase, producing MTQHILFFGLILLAAAITGCGRTKGADLIVTNAIIWTGNDAQPTAEALAVSGDTIIAVGSNEDILRHLGDETRLIEAQGRMLTPGFIDSHVHFLTGGFRLSSVQLRDADREQFVQRIAAYAKTLRPGEWIDGGDWDHTNWGGELPDRNWIDAVTPENPVFISRLDGHMALANTAALNAAGIEQSVADVDGGEIIRDKTGRLTGVLKDNAMDLVFAKMPNPSDEQKLRALNAAMNYVASNGVTSVQNMGDGLGEMAIFERVRAENGLITRIYQAMPIARWQKLPEKIAADGRGDKWLKIGGLKGFMDGSLGSHTAAFFEPFSDTPDESGFLVNDETDMYRWIHTADSAGLQLMIHAIGDRAIHLLLNIFERVEKENGPRDRRFRIEHAQHIAPADIPRFAELGVIASMQPYHAIDDGRWAETVIGAERIKTTYAFRSLLDANARLAFGSDWFVAPPTPLEGIYAAVTRRTLDDANPDGWVPEQKITVEETLKAYTADAAYASFDEQIKGTLEPGKLADFVLLEKDIRSIPPEEIRNVAVDMTVVGGKIVFEKQ from the coding sequence ATGACTCAGCACATTCTTTTTTTCGGATTGATACTTCTGGCTGCCGCAATTACCGGTTGCGGCCGGACAAAAGGTGCGGATTTGATCGTGACCAACGCGATCATCTGGACGGGCAACGATGCGCAGCCGACCGCCGAAGCGCTGGCGGTTTCCGGCGATACGATTATCGCGGTGGGCAGCAACGAAGATATTCTGCGCCATCTCGGCGACGAAACCCGGCTCATCGAAGCGCAGGGCCGGATGCTCACACCCGGATTTATCGATTCGCATGTGCACTTTCTCACCGGCGGATTCCGGCTGTCGTCCGTCCAGCTTCGCGATGCGGATCGCGAGCAGTTTGTCCAGCGCATTGCGGCATATGCCAAAACCCTGCGTCCCGGCGAGTGGATCGACGGCGGCGATTGGGATCACACCAACTGGGGTGGTGAACTGCCGGATCGCAACTGGATCGACGCGGTCACGCCGGAAAATCCCGTGTTCATCTCCCGGCTGGACGGGCACATGGCGTTGGCAAATACCGCCGCGCTCAACGCCGCGGGCATCGAACAATCGGTTGCGGATGTGGACGGCGGCGAAATTATCCGCGACAAAACCGGGCGACTCACCGGCGTTTTAAAGGACAACGCGATGGACCTCGTTTTCGCGAAAATGCCCAATCCGTCCGACGAACAAAAGCTGCGTGCGCTGAACGCAGCGATGAATTATGTGGCGTCCAACGGCGTTACTTCCGTGCAAAATATGGGCGACGGGCTCGGTGAAATGGCTATTTTCGAACGCGTCCGCGCGGAAAATGGGCTGATCACCAGAATTTATCAGGCGATGCCCATTGCCCGATGGCAGAAATTGCCAGAAAAAATAGCTGCCGATGGCAGGGGCGATAAGTGGTTGAAAATTGGCGGTTTGAAAGGTTTTATGGATGGCTCACTCGGATCGCACACGGCGGCATTTTTTGAACCGTTCAGCGATACGCCGGACGAATCCGGATTTTTGGTGAATGACGAAACTGATATGTATCGCTGGATTCACACAGCGGACAGCGCCGGTTTGCAACTGATGATTCACGCCATCGGCGATCGCGCGATTCACCTGTTGCTGAATATTTTTGAGCGGGTGGAAAAAGAAAACGGTCCGCGAGACCGGCGGTTTCGGATCGAGCATGCCCAGCACATTGCCCCGGCGGATATTCCGCGATTCGCCGAATTGGGCGTGATCGCCAGCATGCAGCCGTATCACGCCATCGACGACGGGCGTTGGGCGGAAACAGTGATCGGCGCGGAGCGCATCAAAACCACTTACGCATTTCGCTCACTGCTGGATGCAAATGCGCGTTTGGCTTTCGGCAGCGACTGGTTTGTGGCGCCGCCGACACCGCTGGAAGGCATTTACGCCGCCGTCACCCGCCGCACGCTGGACGATGCCAATCCCGATGGTTGGGTGCCGGAGCAAAAAATTACCGTCGAGGAAACGCTGAAAGCCTACACCGCAGACGCTGCCTACGCATCGTTTGATGAGCAAATAAAAGGCACGCTGGAACCGGGAAAACTGGCGGATTTTGTGCTGCTGGAAAAAGATATCCGCAGCATTCCGCCGGAAGAAATACGCAATGTTGCTGTTGATATGACCGTGGTGGGCGGGAAAATCGTATTCGAAAAACAGTAG